A single Drechmeria coniospora strain ARSEF 6962 chromosome 03, whole genome shotgun sequence DNA region contains:
- a CDS encoding tRNA -methyltransferase non-catalytic subunit trm6, with amino-acid sequence MPPNAVQPNGWVALKLPSSIVRVLQATPNTTISLGKYGSFPSNLIIERPFYLTYEVQEKRKGENFSRLRVVTGQELNADTLADANADDNVADGDDLIMAENGEEFSLVDESGKVVARSNREIIDDSARQTLTSAEIEELKRKGASAGKELIAKLMLSHTAIDQKTAYSLAKYKLLKEKKFLRRFTVLPLDVTMLAQWMLEDRDASKILEMRQETMALVGCWADVHFGGLPAETLSSPHGGRWLAIDDASGLLVASMAERMGILHQDPKEDQDPKEDEQSQPHKRATPVACPGDGQGDKAPPSPHAERNPRKRHHGGDLDDHYALTNSITLIHSNTQPNLSLLRYFDFDVTDPNPPHPYHPLFTNLLPLSWLQLLRPEEDCAYTDKPEDVPDEELATWKTNRRGNYHRKRRRWARTRQIVDTARAGGFSGLAVASTMDPVSILRHTLPLLAGGSPIAIYSSSIEPLTQLVDCFSIARRAAWIQSPPTTGTAAELDRWEGSAEFPVNPTLVLGASVQTSRARRWQVLPGRTHPIMTARGGPEGYVFTGWRALPAEGRVSARGKFQKKKTAE; translated from the exons ATGCCTCCCAACGCGGTCCAGCCGAACGGCTGGGTAGCACTGAAGCTTCCGAGCTCCATTGTGCGAGTTCTACAAGCAACCCCAAATAC GACGATATCGCTAGGCAAATATGGCTCCTTTCCGAGCAACCTCATCATCGAACGACCATTCTACCTGACGTATGAGGTCCAGGAGAAACGCAAAGGAGAAAACTTTTCCCGCCTTCGCGTCGTCACGGGCCAGGAGCTCAACGCCGACACGCTCGCCGATGCCAATGCCGACGACAACGTGGCGGACGGCGATGATCTGATCATGGCCGAGAACGGGGAAGAATTCTCACTCGTCGACGAAAGCGGCAAGGTTGTCGCACGTTCGAACCGCGAAATCATTGACGACTCGGCGCGGCAGACACTCACGTCAGCCGAGATCGAAGAGCTGAAGCGGAAGGGTGCCTCGGCGGGCAAGGAGCTCATCGCGAAGCTCATGCTTTCGCACACGGCCATCGACCAGAAGACGGCGTACTCGCTCGCCAAGTATAAGCTTCTCAAGGAGAAAAAGTTTCTCCGGCGATTTACCGTGCTGCCGCTCGACGTCACCATGCTGGCGCAGTGGATGCTCGAGGACCGCGACGCGAGCAAGATTCTCGAGATGCGTCAGGAGACCATGGCTCTCGTTGGCTGCTGGGCGGACGTGCATTTCGGCGGTCTGCCGGCAGAGACACTGTCGAGTCCGCATGGGGGGCGAtggctcgccatcgacgatgcCTCGGGCTTGTTGGTTGCCTCGATGGCCGAGAGGATGGGAATCCTTCATCAGGATCCAAAGGAGGATCAGGATCCAAAGGAGGACGAGCAGAGCCAGCCGCACAAACGGGCAACGCCGGTCGCATGTCCCGgggacggccaaggcgacaAGGCTCCGCCCTCCCCTCATGCTGAGCGCAATCCACGGAAGCGCCACCACGGGGGCGACCTGGATGACCACTACGCCCTCACCAACAGCATCACCCTCATCCACTCCAACACGCAGCCCAACCTCTCACTACTCCGCTACTTTGACTTTGACGTTACCGACCCCAACCCACCCCATCCGTACCACCCGCTCTTTACCAACCTCTTGCCCCTCTCGTGGCTCCAGCTCTTGCGTCCCGAAGAAGACTGCGCCTACACGGACAAGCCCGAGGATGtgccggacgaggagctcgcgACATGGAAAACGAACCGACGGGGCAATTACCACCGCAAgcgtcggcgatgggcaCGCACCCGGCAAATTGTCGACACGgcccgcgccggcggcttctcgggcctcgccgtcgcgagcACCATGGATCCTGTATCCATCCTGCGACACACCTTGCCTCTCCTCGCCGGTGGGAGCCCGATAGCCATCTACTCGTCGTCGATTGAGCCTCTgacgcagctcgtcgactgCTTCAGCATCGCACGCCGCGCCGCCTGGATCCAGTCTCCGCCGACCACGGGCACGGCTGCCGAGCTGGATCGTTGGGAAGGCAGCGCCGAGTTCCCCGTCAACCCcacgctcgtcctcggcgcgaGCGTGCAGACGAGCAGGGCAAGACGCTGGCAGGTTCTGCCGGGGAGGACGCATCCCAtcatgacggcgaggggcgGGCCTGAGGGCTATGTTTTTACAGGCTGGCGAGCGCTTCCGGCCGAGGGGAGGGTGTCGGCGAGGGGCAAGTTTCaaaagaagaagacggcggaaTGA
- a CDS encoding ARP2/3 complex 21 kDa subunit, translating to MPAYNSVFNEDPNPPRLIGNFPLLPLRTKTRGPAYTLPLDPSLPPNESPDPDSESYDILDETIALFRANTFFRNFEIQGPADRLLVYGIWFLSDCLQKIKPHATARDAQKDVMNIALDLNFAIPGDPGFPLNQMYESPRDRQDAEQLKQYMAQVRQELAARLLARVYADDESKPSKWWLSFTKRKFMGKSL from the exons ATGCCG GCCTACAACTCCGTCTTCAACGAGGATCCCAACCCTCCTCGCCTCATTGGCAACTTTCCACTCCTTCCACTTCGCACAAAGACCCGTGGCCCGGCCTACACGCTCCCCCTCGATCCCTCGCTGCCTCCCAACGAGTCGCCCGACCCTGATAGCGAGAGTTACGATATCCTCGACGAGACCATCGCCCTCTTCCGTGCAAACACCTTCTTCCGTAACTTTGAGATCCAGGGTCCCGCCGACCGCCTTCTCGTCTATGGCATCTGGTTTCTCAGCGACTGCCTGCAAAAGATTAAGCCGCACGCGACCGCTCGAGACGCCCAGAAGGATGTCATGAACATTGCTCTCGACCTCAACTTTGCCATCCCAGGCGACCCGGGGTTTCCCTTGAACCAG ATGTACGAGTCTCCTCGAGACAGACAGGACGCGGAGCAGTTGAAGCAATACATGGCGCAGGTTCGCCAAGAGCTCGCCGCCCGGCTGCTCGCAAGGGTCTACGCGGACGACGAGAGCAAGCCAAGCAAGTGGTGGCTGAGTTTTACGAAGAGAAAGTTCATGGGGAAATCACTTTGA
- a CDS encoding Lipase 5 has product MKFHVAFTGLFVSSALTIPTDLPAPALGPEELPSQVLNETAASRLEARFATVSVNIPTGGKVIGRSLLNVESFNAIPFADPPVGQLRLRPPRRLSKKPGTVDGTGLAPGCPQMFVSSSAKDALGKILGTLLDIPLLKPITGQEDCLTVNVQRPAGVKAGDKLPVLFWIFGGGFELGSTNTYDATSLLATAVDQDQPFVFVAVNYRVAGFGFMPGKEILQDGSANLGLLDQRMGLEWVADNIEAFGGDPAKVTIWGESAGAISVFDQMLLFGGNATYRGKPLFRGAIMNSGTAVPADPVDCPKGQAVYDAVVDKAGCSGAADTLDCLRGLDYETFLEAANSVPAILSYNSVALSYLPRPDGRVLTQSPDKIVQSGQFYAVPSIVGDQEDEGTIFSIFQAGVSTVNDMADYLSELFFHNATRSKLKEFVSLYDPALLQGSPFRTGIFNELYPGFKRMAAILGDVTFTLTRRVILKSLRVSKPNMPVWSYMSSYNFGTPVVGTFHASDILQVFYGLWPNNAMRSCRTYYFNFLYNLDPNKGVTGYGKWPQWKEKQELMWFKTASKNDILKDDFRSGAGAWLEKNVGILYI; this is encoded by the coding sequence ATGAAGTTCCATGTAGCCTTCACTGGCCTGTTCGTCTCCTCTGCCCTGACGATACCTACCGATCTGCCGGCTCCTGCCCTTGGACCTGAGGAATTACCGTCGCAAGTGCTGAACGAAACTGCGGCATCCCGCTTGGAGGCGCGATTCGCCACGGTCAGCGTCAACATTCCCACCGGAGGCAAGGTCATCGGTCGGTCGTTGCTGAATGTCGAATCCTTCAACGCCATACCGTTCGCCGACCCCCCCGTCGGCCAACTGCGCCtccggcctcctcgacggctaTCGAAGAAACCTGgtaccgtcgacggcacgggCTTGGCGCCAGGATGCCCGCAGATGTTCGTCTCCTCTAGCGCCAAGGATGCGCTCGGCAAGATCCTCGGGACCCTCTTGGATATTCCGCTGCTGAAACCGATAACCGGCCAGGAGGATTGTCTCACCGTCAACGTTCAACGCCCTGccggcgtcaaggccggGGACAAGCTCCCCGTTCTCTTCTGgatcttcggcggcggcttcgagcTCGGCAGCACCAACACGTACGATGCCACGAGCCTGctggccacggccgtcgaccagGACCAGCCgttcgtcttcgtcgccgtcaactACCGTGttgccggcttcggcttcaTGCCCGGCAAGGAGATCCTGCAGGACGGCAGTGCCAACCTTGGTCTTCTCGATCAGCGCATGGGTCTCGAGTGGGTTGCCGACAACATCGAGGCCTTTGGCGGAGACCCGGCCAAGGTGACAATCTGGGGCGAGTCGGCCGGCGCCATTTCCGTCTTTGACCAAATGCTGCTTTTCGGAGGGAACGCGACCTATCGCGGGAAGCCTCTGTTCCGCGGCGCCATCATGAACTCGGGCACCGCCGTACCCGCGGACCCCGTCGATTGCCCCAAAGGGCAGGCCGTctacgatgccgtcgtcgacaaggccggCTGCTCCGGAGCCGCCGACACGCTCGACTGCCTCCGCGGCCTCGACTACGAGACCTTTCTTGAGGCGGCCAACTCTGTTCCCGCCATCCTGTCGTACAATTCCGTCGCCCTTTCCTACCTGCCCCGACCGGACGGGAGAGTGCTGACGCAGAGCCCGGACAAAATCGTGCAGAGCGGCCAGTTTTACGCGGTcccctccatcgtcggcgaccaGGAAGACGAAGGGACCATCTTCTCCATCTTCCAAGCCGGTGTCAGCACCGTCAACGACATGGCCGACTATCTGTCGGAGCTCTTCTTCCACAACGCAACGAGGAGCAAGTTGAAGGAGTTTGTCAGCCTATACGACCCGGCACTCCTGCAGGGAAGCCCCTTCCGGACGGGCATCTTCAACGAGCTGTACCCCGGCTTCAAGCGCATGGCGGCCATCCTGGGCGATGTGACCTTCACTCTGACCCGGCGCGTCATTCTGAAGAGTTTGAGAGTCTCCAAGCCGAACATGCCCGTCTGGTCCTACATGTCATCCTACAACTTTGGCACGCCCGTCGTTGGCACCTTTCACGCCTCGGACATCCTGCAGGTTTTCTACGGTCTCTGGCCCAACAATGCAATGAGAAGCTGCCGTACCTACTACTTCAACTTCCTCTACAACCTGGATCCCAACAAGGGCGTGACGGGCTACGGAAAATGGCCCCAATGGAAGGAGAAGCAGGAACTCATGTGGTTCAAGACGGCCTCCAAGAACGACATCCTCAAGGATGACTTCCGCAGTGGTGCAGGGGCGTGGCTGGAAAAGAATGTAGGCATCTTGTACATTTGA